A DNA window from Vibrio cidicii contains the following coding sequences:
- the ftsH gene encoding ATP-dependent zinc metalloprotease FtsH encodes MSDMAKNLILWLVIAVVLMSVFQSFGPGESNGRAVDYTTFVQEVGQGQIQEATFNNGEISFVRRGGGAKFVTYMPVYDQKLLDDLINQNVKVQGTPPEEQSLLGTIFISWFPMILLIGVWIFFMRQMQGGGGKGAMSFGKSKARMMSEEQIKTTFGDVAGCDEAKEDVKELVDYLRDPSRFQKLGGKIPTGVLMVGPPGTGKTLLAKAIAGEAKVPFFTISGSDFVEMFVGVGASRVRDMFEQAKKASPCIIFIDEIDAVGRQRGAGVGGGHDEREQTLNQMLVEMDGFEGNEGIIVIAATNRPDVLDPALLRPGRFDRQVVVGLPDVRGREQILKVHMRKVPLAGDVEPSLIARGTPGFSGADLANLVNEAALFAARGNKRNVSMVEFELAKDKIMMGAERRSMVMSEETKESTAYHEAGHAIVGRLVPEHDPVYKVSIIPRGRALGVTMYLPEQDRVSMSRQHLESMISSLYGGRLAEELIYGVDKVSTGASNDIERATDIARKMVTQWGFSEKLGPMLYAEDEGEVFLGRSVTQTKHMSDDTAKLIDDEVRQLIDRNYERARQILIDNMDIMHAMKDALMKYETIDAGQIDDLMARKEVIREPAGWADHVNSQPEKPAAPEANAEAKVEET; translated from the coding sequence TTGAGTGACATGGCAAAAAATCTAATTCTGTGGCTGGTTATCGCTGTGGTTTTAATGTCGGTATTTCAGAGCTTTGGCCCTGGTGAGAGTAACGGCAGAGCAGTTGATTACACCACATTTGTACAGGAAGTTGGCCAAGGCCAGATTCAGGAAGCAACCTTTAACAATGGTGAAATTAGTTTTGTTCGCCGAGGCGGAGGTGCGAAGTTCGTCACTTATATGCCTGTGTACGATCAAAAGCTACTTGATGACCTGATTAACCAAAATGTGAAAGTGCAAGGTACGCCTCCAGAAGAGCAGAGTCTACTTGGCACCATCTTTATCTCTTGGTTTCCAATGATCCTTCTGATTGGTGTATGGATTTTCTTCATGCGTCAGATGCAAGGCGGCGGCGGCAAAGGCGCCATGTCATTCGGCAAGAGCAAAGCTCGCATGATGAGCGAAGAGCAAATCAAAACGACATTTGGAGATGTGGCGGGCTGTGATGAAGCCAAAGAAGACGTCAAAGAGCTTGTCGATTATCTGCGCGATCCGAGCCGTTTCCAAAAGCTCGGTGGTAAGATTCCAACGGGCGTTTTGATGGTCGGTCCTCCAGGTACGGGTAAGACGTTGTTAGCTAAAGCGATTGCTGGTGAAGCGAAAGTACCGTTCTTTACTATCTCTGGTTCTGACTTTGTTGAGATGTTTGTTGGTGTCGGTGCTTCTCGTGTTCGCGATATGTTTGAGCAAGCGAAAAAAGCCTCGCCATGTATCATCTTTATTGACGAAATCGATGCGGTTGGTCGCCAACGTGGTGCTGGTGTTGGTGGTGGTCACGATGAACGCGAACAAACATTGAACCAAATGTTGGTGGAGATGGATGGTTTTGAAGGTAATGAAGGTATTATCGTCATTGCTGCAACTAACCGTCCTGATGTACTCGACCCTGCCTTGTTGCGTCCTGGTCGTTTCGACCGTCAGGTTGTGGTTGGCTTACCAGATGTTCGTGGTCGTGAGCAAATTCTCAAAGTACACATGCGTAAAGTTCCGCTTGCGGGTGATGTAGAGCCATCATTGATTGCACGGGGTACTCCTGGCTTCTCAGGCGCCGATTTGGCCAACTTGGTCAACGAAGCGGCTCTGTTTGCTGCCAGAGGTAACAAACGTAATGTCTCTATGGTTGAGTTTGAGCTGGCAAAAGACAAGATCATGATGGGTGCAGAGCGCCGTTCTATGGTGATGTCGGAAGAAACCAAAGAATCGACGGCGTACCACGAAGCGGGCCATGCAATTGTTGGTCGTTTGGTGCCTGAACATGACCCAGTCTACAAAGTTTCGATCATTCCACGTGGTCGTGCTTTGGGGGTGACCATGTACTTGCCAGAGCAAGATCGTGTCAGCATGTCTCGTCAACACCTTGAGTCAATGATCTCAAGCTTGTATGGCGGTCGTTTAGCTGAAGAACTGATTTATGGTGTAGATAAGGTCTCCACTGGTGCTTCAAATGACATTGAACGCGCGACAGACATCGCTCGCAAAATGGTCACCCAGTGGGGCTTCTCTGAAAAGCTAGGGCCGATGCTATACGCCGAAGATGAGGGTGAAGTCTTTTTGGGACGCAGTGTGACACAGACCAAACATATGTCTGATGACACCGCAAAACTCATCGATGACGAAGTGCGTCAGTTGATTGACCGTAACTACGAGCGTGCGAGACAGATTCTTATCGATAATATGGACATCATGCACGCAATGAAAGATGCATTGATGAAGTATGAAACGATCGATGCTGGTCAGATTGATGATCTTATGGCGCGTAAAGAAGTGATTCGAGAGCCGGCAGGCTGGGCGGATCACGTCAATTCACAGCCTGAGAAACCTGCTGCACCAGAAGCGAATGCGGAAGCAAAAGTCGAAGAAACCTGA
- the rbfA gene encoding 30S ribosome-binding factor RbfA yields the protein MSKEFSRTQRVSQQLQKELAMILQREVRDSRLGMVTISDVEVSRDLAYAKVFVTFLCIGEQTPESCLAALREHEVHIRMMLGKRIRLRLTPEVRFYYDNTLVEGMRMSNLVTEVVNKDKIKQKDSGREEEE from the coding sequence ATGTCAAAAGAATTTAGCCGTACGCAGCGTGTTTCCCAGCAGCTGCAAAAAGAGCTTGCGATGATCCTTCAACGCGAAGTTCGTGACTCTCGTTTGGGCATGGTTACCATCTCCGATGTCGAGGTTTCCCGTGATCTCGCTTACGCCAAAGTTTTTGTTACCTTCCTGTGCATCGGCGAGCAGACGCCTGAGTCTTGTTTGGCTGCGTTGCGCGAACATGAAGTACACATTCGAATGATGCTCGGTAAGCGCATTCGCCTGCGTTTGACTCCAGAAGTGCGTTTCTACTACGACAATACCTTGGTTGAAGGTATGCGTATGTCGAATTTAGTGACTGAAGTGGTCAATAAAGACAAGATCAAGCAAAAAGATTCTGGTCGCGAGGAAGAAGAGTAA
- the yhbY gene encoding ribosome assembly RNA-binding protein YhbY: MNLSTKQKQHLKGLAHSLKPVVLMGANGLTEAVLAEIEIALNFHELIKVKIASEDRETKLLIVDAIVRETGAEKVQVIGKTLVLFRQSEQRKIELPRK, from the coding sequence ATGAACCTAAGCACCAAACAAAAGCAGCACCTAAAAGGCCTAGCTCACAGTTTAAAACCTGTTGTGCTAATGGGCGCAAATGGACTTACAGAAGCCGTGCTTGCCGAAATCGAAATCGCACTTAACTTCCATGAACTGATCAAAGTGAAAATTGCTTCTGAAGATCGGGAAACTAAGCTGCTGATTGTCGATGCGATTGTTCGAGAGACTGGCGCAGAAAAAGTTCAAGTAATTGGTAAAACCTTAGTACTTTTCCGTCAATCGGAACAACGTAAAATCGAACTTCCACGTAAGTAA
- the rimP gene encoding ribosome maturation factor RimP, protein MTGLERQLTEMLEVPVGASGYELVGLEFIRAGEHSTLRIYIDHENGITVEDCAEVSRQVSAVLDVEDPITVAYNLEVSSPGLDRPLFKPAHYEHYIGHEVSIVLKMAASNRRKWKGVIQGVDGETIMVLVDGQQEEFALSNISKANLIPKF, encoded by the coding sequence ATGACTGGTTTAGAGAGACAACTTACTGAAATGCTTGAAGTACCCGTTGGTGCATCAGGCTATGAATTAGTTGGATTAGAGTTTATCCGAGCGGGTGAGCATTCAACATTACGTATTTACATTGATCATGAAAACGGTATTACGGTTGAAGATTGTGCTGAAGTGAGTCGTCAAGTCAGTGCTGTTCTGGATGTTGAAGACCCGATCACTGTGGCCTACAACTTGGAAGTATCTTCACCTGGTTTAGATAGGCCACTCTTTAAGCCAGCACATTATGAGCACTATATTGGCCACGAGGTCAGCATCGTTTTAAAAATGGCTGCAAGTAACCGCCGTAAATGGAAAGGTGTTATCCAAGGTGTGGATGGCGAAACTATCATGGTTCTCGTTGATGGACAGCAGGAAGAATTTGCTCTAAGCAACATTTCAAAAGCTAACCTGATCCCTAAATTTTAG
- the infB gene encoding translation initiation factor IF-2: MTQLTVKALSEEIGTPVDRLLEQLADAGMKKASTDNVTDEEKQKLLSHLKKEHGDTSGDTAPTRLTLQRKTRSTLSVSAGGGKSKNVQVEVRKKRTYVKRSTIEDEAKREAEEAAQREAEEAAKRAAEEAAKREAEEAAKREAEEAKRAADEAKRDAEKSVDRDAQEKAERAAEEKAKRDAEEKIKQEAARKEAEELKRRQEEEAKRKAEEESQRKLEEARELAEKNKERWSAAEEKKGDMEDTDYHVTTSQYAREAEDEADRQEEAARRKKKKTKSSTKASEDDERGGPRVQRGGKGGRKGKLSKPKSMQHGFDKTAVVAKSDVIVGETIIVSELANKMSVKATEVIKVMMKMGAMATINQVIDQETAQLVAEEMGHKVVLRKENELEEAVLSDRDDKFESVPRAPVVTIMGHVDHGKTSTLDYIRRTHVASGEAGGITQHIGAYHVETPNGMITFLDTPGHAAFTAMRARGAQATDIVVLVVAADDGVMPQTVEAIQHAKAAGVPLIVAVNKIDKEEANPDNVKNELSQYDVMPEEWGGENMFVHISAKQGTNIDQLLETILLQAEVLELTAVKEGMASGVVVESRLDKGRGPVATVLVQSGTLRKGDIVLCGQEYGRVRAMRDEIGNEVNEAGPSIPVEILGLSGVPAAGDEATVVRDERKAREVANYRAGKFREVKLARQQKSKLENMFSNMAAGDVAELNIVLKADVQGSVEAIADSLMKLSTEEVKVNIVGSGVGGITETDAVLAEASNAIILGFNVRADASARRAIEAASVDLRYYSIIYQLIDEVKQAMSGMLAPEFKQEIIGLAEVRDVFKSPKLGAIAGCMVTEGLIKRNAPIRVLRDNVVIYEGELESLRRFKDDVAEVKNGYECGIGVKNYNDVRVGDQIEVFETIEIKRTID; this comes from the coding sequence ATGACACAACTTACAGTTAAAGCACTGAGTGAAGAAATTGGTACGCCAGTTGACCGCTTATTAGAGCAACTTGCTGATGCTGGAATGAAAAAAGCGAGCACAGATAATGTGACGGATGAAGAGAAGCAGAAGCTTCTCTCTCATCTGAAAAAAGAGCACGGCGATACCTCTGGTGACACGGCTCCAACTCGTTTGACCTTACAGCGTAAAACTCGCAGCACGCTTAGTGTAAGCGCTGGTGGCGGTAAGAGTAAGAATGTTCAGGTTGAAGTGCGCAAGAAACGTACCTACGTAAAACGCAGTACAATCGAAGACGAAGCAAAACGCGAAGCTGAAGAAGCGGCGCAACGTGAAGCTGAAGAAGCAGCAAAACGTGCCGCCGAGGAAGCAGCGAAGCGTGAAGCGGAAGAAGCGGCAAAACGTGAAGCTGAAGAAGCAAAGCGTGCCGCAGACGAAGCAAAACGTGATGCCGAAAAATCGGTTGACCGTGATGCACAAGAGAAAGCGGAACGTGCTGCTGAAGAAAAAGCAAAACGTGATGCAGAAGAAAAAATTAAGCAAGAAGCAGCGCGAAAAGAGGCCGAAGAGCTAAAACGTCGTCAGGAAGAAGAAGCTAAGCGTAAGGCTGAAGAGGAAAGTCAGCGTAAGCTTGAGGAAGCTCGCGAATTGGCTGAAAAGAACAAAGAGCGTTGGTCTGCTGCAGAAGAGAAAAAGGGTGATATGGAAGATACAGATTACCATGTAACGACTTCACAATACGCACGTGAAGCCGAAGATGAAGCAGATCGTCAAGAAGAAGCCGCTCGTCGCAAGAAGAAAAAAACTAAGTCATCAACCAAAGCAAGTGAAGATGATGAGCGTGGTGGTCCACGAGTTCAGCGCGGCGGGAAAGGCGGACGTAAAGGCAAATTGTCTAAGCCAAAATCAATGCAACATGGTTTCGATAAAACTGCGGTTGTGGCGAAATCTGACGTGATTGTCGGCGAGACTATCATTGTTTCTGAGCTGGCGAACAAGATGTCGGTAAAAGCGACTGAAGTCATCAAGGTTATGATGAAGATGGGCGCAATGGCGACGATCAACCAAGTGATCGACCAAGAAACGGCGCAACTGGTTGCTGAAGAGATGGGCCACAAAGTGGTTCTGCGTAAAGAGAACGAACTCGAAGAGGCTGTTCTGTCGGATCGTGATGATAAGTTTGAATCCGTACCTCGTGCACCAGTTGTAACCATTATGGGTCACGTTGACCACGGTAAAACATCAACGCTGGACTATATTCGTCGTACACACGTTGCTTCTGGTGAAGCGGGTGGTATTACGCAGCACATTGGTGCCTACCACGTAGAAACGCCAAACGGCATGATCACCTTCCTAGATACTCCTGGACACGCAGCGTTTACTGCTATGCGTGCTCGTGGTGCTCAAGCGACGGATATCGTTGTACTTGTTGTTGCAGCAGATGATGGTGTGATGCCTCAGACAGTGGAAGCAATCCAGCACGCGAAAGCGGCAGGTGTGCCTCTCATTGTTGCAGTGAACAAGATCGATAAAGAAGAAGCCAACCCAGACAACGTTAAGAACGAGCTATCTCAATACGACGTTATGCCTGAAGAGTGGGGCGGTGAGAACATGTTTGTTCACATCTCTGCGAAACAAGGTACTAACATTGATCAGCTACTTGAGACAATCCTTCTGCAAGCCGAAGTTCTTGAACTGACCGCAGTGAAAGAAGGTATGGCTTCTGGTGTGGTTGTTGAGTCTCGTCTTGATAAAGGTCGCGGTCCGGTTGCAACTGTACTTGTTCAGTCTGGTACGTTACGTAAAGGCGATATCGTTCTATGTGGTCAAGAGTATGGCCGTGTACGTGCGATGCGTGACGAAATCGGTAACGAAGTTAACGAAGCTGGTCCATCTATTCCTGTAGAAATTCTGGGTCTTTCTGGTGTTCCTGCTGCGGGTGATGAAGCCACTGTTGTTCGTGATGAGCGTAAAGCGCGTGAAGTTGCAAACTACCGTGCAGGTAAGTTCCGCGAAGTGAAACTGGCTCGTCAGCAGAAGTCTAAACTTGAGAACATGTTCTCTAACATGGCTGCGGGTGATGTTGCTGAACTGAACATTGTACTGAAAGCAGACGTACAAGGCTCTGTTGAAGCAATCGCAGACTCGCTGATGAAACTTTCAACCGAAGAAGTGAAAGTGAACATTGTTGGCTCTGGTGTTGGCGGTATCACAGAAACTGATGCAGTCTTGGCTGAAGCGTCTAACGCAATCATCCTTGGCTTTAACGTTCGTGCCGATGCCTCTGCACGTCGCGCGATCGAAGCAGCAAGTGTTGATCTACGTTACTACTCAATCATCTATCAGTTGATTGACGAAGTGAAACAAGCAATGAGCGGTATGCTTGCTCCAGAATTCAAGCAAGAGATCATTGGTCTGGCTGAAGTTCGTGATGTCTTCAAATCACCGAAACTGGGCGCAATCGCAGGCTGTATGGTGACAGAGGGTCTGATCAAGCGTAACGCACCGATTCGCGTACTACGTGATAACGTGGTTATTTACGAAGGTGAGCTTGAATCTCTACGTCGCTTTAAAGATGACGTTGCTGAAGTTAAGAATGGCTACGAGTGTGGTATCGGCGTTAAGAACTACAACGATGTTCGCGTAGGCGACCAGATCGAAGTATTCGAAACGATCGAGATCAAGCGTACCATCGACTAA
- the truB gene encoding tRNA pseudouridine(55) synthase TruB: MARRRKGRPIDGVILLDKPTGISSNDALQKVKRIYFAEKAGHTGALDPLATGMLPICLGEATKFSQFLLDSDKRYRVIAKLGERTNTSDSDGEVVETRPVDVSLAKLEACIAQFRGESDQVPSMFSALKYQGKPLYEYARKGIEVPRESRKITVYEIVLHRFSGDEVEMEVHCSKGTYIRTIVDDLGEMLGCGAHVTMLRRTAVANYPYEKMVTLEQLNELLEQAQREEIAPRELLDPLLLPMDTAVEDLPEVNLIPELADMVQHGQAVQVFGAPTEGTVRLTMGEERLFIGVGEMNDDGKIAPKRLVVFRHEE, encoded by the coding sequence ATGGCTCGTCGTCGCAAAGGCCGTCCGATTGATGGTGTCATTTTGCTGGATAAACCGACAGGTATTTCTTCAAACGATGCGCTGCAAAAAGTCAAACGAATCTACTTTGCTGAAAAGGCGGGGCATACTGGTGCTCTTGATCCTCTCGCAACGGGCATGTTGCCGATTTGTCTCGGTGAAGCCACCAAGTTCTCTCAATTTTTACTCGATTCAGATAAGCGTTATCGCGTGATCGCCAAACTTGGTGAGCGTACCAACACCTCCGATTCCGATGGTGAAGTGGTCGAAACACGTCCAGTTGACGTGAGTCTTGCTAAGCTCGAAGCGTGTATTGCGCAATTTCGTGGCGAATCGGATCAAGTTCCTTCGATGTTTTCGGCGCTGAAGTACCAAGGTAAGCCTTTGTATGAGTACGCACGCAAAGGCATCGAAGTTCCACGAGAGTCGCGCAAAATCACGGTGTACGAGATCGTGCTGCATCGTTTTTCTGGCGATGAAGTAGAGATGGAAGTGCACTGTTCAAAAGGCACGTATATTCGTACCATTGTCGACGATCTTGGTGAAATGTTGGGTTGTGGTGCTCACGTGACGATGCTGCGTCGCACAGCGGTCGCTAACTACCCGTACGAGAAAATGGTCACGTTAGAGCAACTCAACGAGTTACTTGAGCAAGCCCAGCGCGAAGAAATCGCACCGCGCGAGTTGCTTGATCCCCTGTTGCTACCGATGGACACCGCCGTTGAAGATTTGCCGGAAGTAAATCTTATCCCTGAATTAGCGGATATGGTGCAGCATGGTCAAGCCGTGCAAGTGTTTGGTGCGCCAACGGAAGGGACGGTGCGTTTGACCATGGGTGAGGAAAGGTTGTTTATCGGTGTCGGAGAAATGAACGATGACGGCAAGATCGCACCCAAACGTTTAGTGGTCTTTCGTCACGAAGAGTAA
- the secG gene encoding preprotein translocase subunit SecG: protein MFTVLLVIYLLAALGVIGLVLIQQGKGADMGASFGAGASNTVFGASGSGNFLTRTTAILATVFFVVSLLLGRMSTHKVESQWVDPTQGQIIEQVQDNVSEKPVQSDEIPH, encoded by the coding sequence ATGTTTACAGTTCTACTTGTGATTTACCTGTTGGCAGCGCTTGGTGTGATTGGCCTTGTGTTGATTCAGCAAGGTAAAGGCGCAGATATGGGAGCTTCATTCGGTGCTGGTGCTTCAAACACCGTGTTTGGTGCAAGCGGCTCAGGAAACTTCCTAACCAGAACGACTGCTATTTTAGCGACCGTATTTTTTGTTGTGAGCTTGTTGCTTGGCCGTATGTCAACGCACAAAGTTGAGTCTCAGTGGGTTGATCCAACACAGGGTCAAATCATAGAGCAAGTTCAGGACAATGTGAGTGAAAAGCCTGTTCAGTCAGATGAAATTCCTCACTAA
- the nusA gene encoding transcription termination factor NusA encodes MSKEILAVAEAVSNEKAVPRERIFEALEIALATSTKKKYEIEIDVRVAIDRKTGEFETFRRWLVVENVENPTKEISFEAASFDDDSVEIGDYIEDKIESVTFDRITTQTAKQVIVQKVREAERAQIVEQFIDNEGDLITGVVKKVNRETVVLDLGNNAEAVILRDDQLPRENFRPGDRVRGLLYKVAPEARGFQLFITRSKPEMLAELFRVEVPEIAEDIIELKGAARDPGSRAKIAVKTNDKRIDPVGACVGMRGARVQAVSGELGGERIDIVLWDDNPAQFVINAMAPADVASIIVDEDAHSMDIAVEAGNLAQAIGRNGQNVRLASQLTGWELNVMTVEDLQKKHAEESQASINNFMKYLDIEEDFAQLLVEEGFSTLEEIAYVPVNELLDIEGLDEDLIEELRGRAKDALTTIALAQEEAFEGLEPAEDLLGLEGLEREMAFKLAAKGVATLEDLADQGIDDLEGIEGLTEARAGELIMAARNICWFGEEA; translated from the coding sequence ATGAGTAAAGAAATTTTAGCGGTAGCAGAAGCGGTATCCAACGAAAAAGCGGTACCTCGTGAGCGTATCTTTGAAGCGCTAGAAATTGCTCTGGCGACATCGACTAAGAAAAAATACGAAATTGAAATTGATGTTCGTGTTGCTATCGATCGTAAAACGGGTGAATTCGAAACTTTCCGTCGCTGGTTAGTGGTAGAGAATGTCGAAAACCCAACCAAAGAGATCTCGTTTGAAGCAGCGAGCTTTGATGATGATTCGGTCGAAATCGGTGATTACATCGAAGATAAGATTGAATCAGTGACGTTTGACCGTATTACTACGCAAACGGCAAAGCAAGTGATCGTGCAAAAAGTACGTGAAGCTGAGCGTGCCCAGATCGTCGAGCAGTTCATCGACAATGAAGGTGATTTGATCACTGGTGTGGTGAAGAAAGTAAACCGCGAAACGGTAGTGTTGGATCTAGGCAATAACGCTGAAGCAGTTATTCTTCGTGATGATCAGCTACCACGTGAAAATTTCCGCCCAGGCGACCGTGTTCGCGGTTTGCTGTACAAAGTAGCGCCAGAAGCTCGTGGCTTCCAACTGTTCATTACCCGTTCTAAGCCAGAAATGCTGGCAGAGCTATTCCGTGTTGAAGTACCGGAAATTGCCGAAGACATCATTGAACTAAAAGGCGCTGCACGTGACCCAGGTTCTCGTGCTAAGATCGCCGTTAAAACGAACGACAAGCGCATTGACCCTGTCGGAGCTTGTGTTGGCATGCGTGGTGCTCGTGTTCAAGCGGTGTCTGGCGAGCTTGGTGGCGAACGCATTGACATCGTACTTTGGGATGACAACCCAGCGCAATTCGTGATTAACGCGATGGCGCCTGCGGATGTAGCATCAATTATTGTTGATGAAGACGCACACTCAATGGATATCGCAGTCGAAGCGGGTAACCTAGCGCAAGCGATCGGTCGAAATGGTCAGAACGTTCGTTTGGCTTCTCAGCTAACGGGTTGGGAACTGAACGTTATGACGGTTGAAGATCTACAGAAGAAACATGCTGAAGAGTCTCAGGCGTCTATTAATAACTTCATGAAATATCTAGATATCGAAGAAGATTTCGCTCAACTGTTGGTTGAAGAAGGCTTCTCTACTCTGGAAGAGATTGCTTACGTTCCTGTCAACGAATTGCTTGATATTGAAGGTCTTGATGAAGATCTGATTGAGGAGCTGCGTGGTCGTGCAAAAGATGCTCTGACCACGATCGCTTTGGCACAGGAAGAAGCGTTTGAAGGCCTAGAGCCAGCAGAAGATCTGCTTGGTCTTGAAGGGCTTGAGCGCGAAATGGCATTCAAACTGGCGGCGAAAGGTGTTGCGACACTGGAAGATTTGGCTGATCAGGGTATTGATGACTTAGAAGGTATCGAAGGTCTAACAGAAGCGCGTGCAGGAGAACTCATCATGGCTGCTCGTAACATCTGTTGGTTCGGAGAAGAAGCATAA
- the rpsO gene encoding 30S ribosomal protein S15 — protein sequence MSLNAETKAAIVADYARGEGDTGSPEVQVALLTASINHLQGHFQAHKGDHHSRRGLLRMVSRRRKLLDYLKGKDLARYQDLIKRLGLRR from the coding sequence ATGTCTCTGAATGCAGAAACTAAAGCAGCAATCGTTGCTGATTACGCACGTGGCGAAGGCGACACTGGTTCACCAGAAGTACAAGTAGCTCTACTGACTGCTTCTATCAACCACCTACAAGGTCACTTCCAAGCGCACAAAGGCGATCACCACAGCCGTCGTGGTCTGCTACGCATGGTTTCTCGTCGTCGTAAGCTTCTAGATTACCTAAAAGGTAAAGATCTAGCTCGCTACCAAGACCTAATCAAACGTCTAGGCCTACGTCGCTAA
- the folP gene encoding dihydropteroate synthase: MILRSHKKQLDLSTPQIMGILNVTPDSFSDGGQFTHLDAALRQVEKLIQAGATIIDIGGESTRPGAPEVSLEEEINRVIPVVKAIRASSDVWISVDTSKAEVMRQAIEAGADLINDIRALQEPGALEIAAKAQVPICLMHMQGQPRSMQHRPNYQDVLREVGEFLRERVKVCEQAGIAKELLILDPGFGFGKTLEHNYHLLAHLESFHQFGMPLLAGMSRKSMIFKLLDKKPADCMVASVTCATIAALKGAQIIRVHDVEETVEAMKIIQMMKNNH; the protein is encoded by the coding sequence ATGATTTTACGTTCTCATAAAAAACAATTAGACCTTTCTACCCCACAAATAATGGGAATTCTCAACGTCACGCCAGACTCTTTTTCTGATGGTGGGCAGTTTACGCATTTGGATGCTGCACTTCGCCAAGTAGAGAAGTTGATCCAAGCGGGGGCAACCATCATTGATATTGGTGGTGAATCGACTCGCCCCGGAGCACCGGAAGTGTCATTAGAAGAAGAGATCAATCGAGTGATTCCTGTCGTTAAAGCGATCCGCGCAAGTTCTGATGTTTGGATATCGGTTGATACCAGTAAAGCTGAAGTAATGCGCCAAGCTATTGAGGCAGGCGCTGATCTGATTAATGATATTCGCGCGTTGCAAGAGCCAGGTGCCTTAGAGATTGCCGCTAAAGCACAAGTGCCTATTTGCTTGATGCACATGCAAGGTCAGCCTCGAAGTATGCAACATCGCCCTAACTATCAAGATGTATTGCGAGAAGTCGGTGAGTTCCTCCGAGAAAGAGTGAAAGTGTGTGAGCAAGCCGGCATAGCAAAAGAGTTGTTGATTTTGGATCCTGGCTTTGGTTTTGGAAAAACGCTCGAACACAACTACCACCTTCTCGCGCATCTCGAATCCTTCCACCAGTTTGGTATGCCACTGCTGGCTGGGATGTCGCGCAAATCGATGATCTTTAAATTGTTGGATAAAAAGCCTGCCGATTGCATGGTCGCTAGTGTAACATGTGCCACCATTGCTGCTTTGAAAGGGGCTCAGATCATTCGCGTCCATGATGTTGAAGAGACGGTTGAAGCGATGAAAATCATTCAAATGATGAAGAATAACCACTGA